One Pseudomonas tolaasii NCPPB 2192 genomic window carries:
- a CDS encoding DEAD/DEAH box helicase yields MFSQFALHERLLKAVAELKFVEPTPVQAAAIPLALEGRDLRVTAQTGSGKTAAFVLPVLNRLIGPAKVRVSIKTLILLPTRELAQQTLKEVERFSQFTFIKSGIITGGEDFKVQAAMLRKVPDILIGTPGRMIEQLNAGNLDLKEVEVLVLDEADRMLDMGFADDVQRLVGECVNRQQTMLFSATTGGSTLRDMVAKVLNNPEHLQVNNVSDLNETTRQQIVTADHNVHKEQILNWLLANETYQKAIVFTNTRAAADRIYGRLVAQEYKAFVLHGEKDQKDRKLAIDRLKAGGVKILVATDVAARGLDVDGLDLVINFDMPRSGDEYVHRIGRTGRAGNDGLAISLICHGDWNLMSSIERYLKQSFERRTIKEVKGTYTGPKKVKASGKAVGVKKKKTDAKGDKKKTGAKSPTKRKIANRPKTDNLSLVSKDGMAPLKRRKPQAPAAE; encoded by the coding sequence GTGTTTTCCCAATTCGCCCTGCACGAACGCCTGCTCAAAGCCGTGGCCGAGCTTAAATTTGTCGAGCCTACGCCTGTGCAAGCAGCGGCCATCCCGCTCGCGCTCGAAGGGCGTGACCTGCGGGTGACAGCTCAAACCGGCAGCGGCAAGACCGCAGCTTTCGTTCTGCCCGTTCTGAACCGCCTGATCGGCCCGGCCAAGGTGCGTGTCAGCATCAAGACCCTGATCCTGCTGCCGACCCGCGAGCTGGCCCAGCAGACGTTGAAGGAAGTCGAGCGCTTTTCGCAGTTCACCTTTATCAAGTCCGGCATCATTACCGGCGGCGAAGATTTCAAGGTCCAGGCCGCCATGCTGCGCAAGGTGCCGGATATCCTGATCGGTACCCCGGGCCGCATGATCGAGCAACTCAACGCCGGCAACCTGGACCTCAAGGAAGTCGAAGTGCTGGTGCTCGACGAGGCCGATCGCATGCTCGACATGGGTTTTGCCGATGACGTGCAGCGCCTGGTCGGCGAGTGCGTCAACCGTCAGCAAACCATGCTGTTCTCCGCCACCACCGGCGGTTCGACCCTGCGCGACATGGTCGCCAAGGTGCTGAATAACCCTGAGCACCTGCAGGTCAACAACGTCAGCGACCTGAACGAAACCACGCGTCAGCAGATCGTCACCGCCGACCACAATGTGCACAAAGAGCAGATTCTCAACTGGCTGTTGGCCAACGAGACCTATCAGAAGGCCATCGTGTTCACCAACACCCGCGCTGCCGCCGACCGTATCTACGGTCGTCTGGTGGCCCAGGAATACAAGGCGTTCGTGCTGCACGGCGAGAAGGACCAGAAGGATCGCAAGCTGGCCATCGACCGCCTGAAGGCCGGCGGCGTGAAGATCCTCGTGGCCACCGACGTAGCTGCGCGCGGCCTGGACGTTGACGGCCTGGACCTGGTGATCAACTTCGACATGCCGCGCAGCGGCGACGAATATGTACACCGTATCGGCCGTACCGGGCGTGCCGGCAACGATGGCCTGGCCATCTCGCTGATCTGCCACGGCGACTGGAACCTGATGTCGAGTATCGAGCGCTACCTCAAGCAGTCGTTCGAGCGCCGCACCATCAAGGAAGTCAAAGGCACCTACACCGGGCCGAAGAAGGTCAAGGCCTCGGGCAAGGCCGTTGGCGTGAAAAAGAAAAAGACCGACGCCAAGGGCGACAAGAAGAAAACCGGCGCCAAGTCGCCGACCAAGCGCAAGATCGCCAACCGGCCGAAGACCGACAATCTGTCGCTCGTCAGCAAGGACGGCATGGCCCCGCTCAAGCGCCGCAAGCCGCAAGCGCCTGCTGCCGAGTAA
- a CDS encoding mechanosensitive ion channel family protein produces the protein MDIKQLWRNIQDLWGALDEHPVLHSSLGLLVLLVVALLLGRVARYLILHAVKLLGRQPALHWLNDLRHNKVFHRLAQMTPSLVIQFGLYLVPDLSKTATLFIGNVALAFTILFMTLAVSALLNALLDIYARTEHARTRSIKGYVQLAKMVLFVFAAIIIVATLIDRSPLLLLSGLGAMSAVILLVYKDTLLSFVASVQLTSNDMLRVGDWIEMPQVGADGDVVDITLHTVKVQNFDKTIVSIPTWRLMSESFKNWRGMQASGGRRIKRSLFIDASGVRFLRDDEEVRMTQVHLLTDYISRKQAELKAWNEAQGHSAQLSANRRRMTNLGTFRAYALAYLKSHPDIQPNMTCMVRQMQTTAQGVPLEIYCFTRTTAWADYERIQGDIFDYLLAVLPEFGLSLYQQPSGNDLRAGVLPAVLGASHLPALENNSA, from the coding sequence ATGGATATCAAACAGCTCTGGCGTAACATCCAAGACCTTTGGGGCGCCCTCGATGAACACCCGGTGTTGCATTCCAGCCTGGGTTTACTGGTGTTGCTGGTGGTCGCCCTGTTGCTCGGACGAGTGGCGCGCTACCTGATCCTGCACGCCGTCAAATTGCTCGGCCGCCAGCCGGCGCTGCATTGGCTCAACGACCTGCGGCACAACAAAGTGTTTCATCGCCTGGCGCAGATGACGCCGTCACTGGTGATTCAATTCGGCCTGTACCTGGTGCCGGACCTGAGCAAGACCGCCACCCTGTTCATCGGCAACGTGGCCCTGGCCTTCACCATCCTGTTCATGACCCTGGCGGTGAGCGCCCTGCTCAACGCGCTGCTGGACATCTACGCGCGCACCGAGCATGCACGCACACGCTCCATCAAAGGCTACGTGCAACTGGCCAAGATGGTGTTGTTTGTGTTTGCCGCGATCATCATCGTCGCCACCCTGATCGACCGCTCGCCGCTGTTGTTGCTCTCGGGTCTGGGCGCCATGTCGGCGGTCATTTTGCTGGTGTACAAGGACACGCTGCTGTCGTTCGTCGCCAGCGTGCAGCTGACCAGCAATGACATGTTGCGCGTGGGCGACTGGATCGAAATGCCCCAGGTCGGCGCGGATGGCGACGTGGTGGACATCACCCTGCACACCGTCAAGGTGCAGAATTTCGACAAAACCATCGTCTCCATCCCCACTTGGCGCCTGATGTCCGAGTCGTTCAAGAACTGGCGCGGCATGCAGGCTTCGGGCGGGCGGCGGATCAAGCGCAGCCTGTTCATCGACGCCAGCGGCGTGCGTTTTCTGCGTGACGATGAAGAAGTGCGCATGACCCAGGTGCACCTGCTCACCGACTACATCAGCCGCAAACAGGCCGAACTCAAGGCCTGGAACGAGGCCCAGGGCCACAGCGCGCAGCTGTCGGCCAACCGCCGGCGCATGACCAACCTCGGCACCTTCCGCGCCTACGCCCTGGCGTATTTGAAAAGCCACCCGGACATCCAGCCGAACATGACCTGCATGGTGCGCCAGATGCAAACCACCGCGCAGGGCGTGCCGCTGGAGATCTACTGCTTCACCCGCACCACGGCCTGGGCCGACTACGAGCGGATTCAGGGGGATATTTTTGATTATTTGCTGGCGGTATTGCCGGAGTTTGGCTTGAGCCTGTATCAGCAGCCCAGTGGCAATGACTTGCGGGCAGGGGTATTGCCGGCGGTGTTGGGGGCGAGTCATTTGCCGGCTCTGGAAAACAATTCGGCCTGA